Within the Dehalococcoidia bacterium genome, the region CTCCGCCACGCGAGCATCGTGCGCGTGATGCCGAACACGCCGGCGGCCGTCGGCGAGGGGATCAGCGTGTGGATCGCGACGCCGGAGGTCGAAGCGGCCACGCGGGAGCAAGTCGCTTCGATCCTGAGCGCGATGGGCCGCGAGATCTACGTCGACGACGAGAAGTATCTCGACATGGCGACCGCGCTGTCGGCCAGCGGTCCGGGCTTCATCTTTTTGTTGCTGGAGGCGTTCATCGATGCGGGCGTACACGTCGGGTTCAAGCGCAACGTCGCGGAGATGCTCGCGCTGCAGACATTCATCGGCTCGGTGAAGTATGCGGAGGCGACGGGCAAGCACCCGGCGGCGCTCCGCAACGAGGTGACCTCGCCGGCGGGCACGACGGCGGCGGGGCTGATCGCCCTGGAGTCGGCGGGGATCCGCGGCGCGATCATCGATGCGGTCGAGGCGGCGTACGAGCGGTCGAAGGAGCTGGGGGCCTAGATGTTCTTCGGGGGCGGCTGTGTCGATGACGCGACGAGCACGGCACAGGTGATCTGTCTTTTCTTCAACCTCCTAGTCGTCGCCGTGTTCATACGCGTGCTGCTGAGCTGGTTCAACCTCGACCCGTCCAACCCGATGGTCCAGGCGCTCCATGCCATCACGGAGCCGATCCTGGACCCGATCAGGCGCATCTTGCCGCGGATCGGCATGTTCGACATCTCGCCGATCGTCACGCTGATCCTGCTGCGGGTGGTGTCGATCGCGCTGCAACAGATGGTGATCGACGGCGGCTTCTAGGCCGCAATGCGGCTGCAACGGTAGCCCTCGCAGCCAACATAATTGCGAAGCCTTATACGCGAATGGCCCGCTATACTTCAACGAGAGCCGCACGGAAGCACCGATTTCAGGCTTGTCCGTTGTTCCGGATGTCCACCCCTCGTTTGCCGGCCCTCCTTGCGGATCATCTCGCATCGTCTCCCTCCCGGACGGCCGTGCCGGGCACAGCTGGAAAGGGCGCCGCATGGCGGACCGCCGTCTCGACGAACTGGCCGTAAACACGATCCGCACGCTCGCGATCGACGCGGTGCAGAAGGCCAATTCCGGGCACCCAGGCGCGCCGATGGGCGCCGGCCTGATGGCGTACGTGCTGTGGGACCGCTTTCTGAAGCACAATCCTGCCGACCCCAGGTGGTTCGACCGCGACAGATTCGTGCTGTCGGCGGGGCACGCTTCGATGCTGCTGTACAGCCTCTTGCACCTGACGGGGTACGGCGTTTCGCTCGACGACATCAAGAACTTCCGTCAATGGCTGAGCCCGACGGCGGGGCACCCCGAAAAGGGACTGGCGCCCGGCATCGAGACGACGACGGGGCCTTTGGGGCAGGGGTTCGGGGCGTCGGTCGGGATGGCGATGGCTGAGCGATTCCTGGCCGCGACGTTCAACCGGCCCGGTCACGAGATCGTCGACCACTACACGTACGTGCTAGTGAGCGACGGCGACATGATGGAAGGCATCTCCCACGAGTCGGCGTCGCTTTCCGGACACCAGCGCCTCGGCAAGCTGATCCTGCTGTACGACGCGAACGAGGTCTCGCTCGACGGTCCGACGAGCCTGTCGTTCAGCGAGGACGTCGGCAAGCGGTTCGAGGCGTACGGCTGGCACGTGCAGCAGATCGACGGGATGGACTACGACGCTGTCGATGGCGCGATTTGCGCGGCGCAGGGCGACGATCGCCCTTCGATCATCGTCGCGCAGACGCACATCGGCTACGGCAGCCCGAACAAGCAGGACAGCAGCGCGGCGCACGGCAACCCGCTGGGCGCCGACGAGGTGAAGCTCACCAAGCGCAACTACGGCTGGCCCGAGGACCGCGAGTTTTACATCCCGGACGAGGCGCTCGCGCACTTCCGCAAGGCGCTTGAGCGCGGCGCGCAGTGGCAGCGCGATTGGGACCGGCGCTTCGAAGCGTACAGCCGCGCATTCCCCGATGAGTCGGCGACGCTCAGGCGCGCGATCACCGGAGAACTGCCTTCCGGATGGGATCAGGCGCTCCCTTCGTTCTCGGCCGCAGACAAGCCGATGGCGACGCGCGCGGCATCGGGCAACGTGCTGAACGCGATCGCGGACGCGCTGCCGCTGCTCGTCGGAGGCTCGGCCGACCTCGCCGAATCGAACGGCACGCTGCTCAAGGACAAGCCGAACATGACCGTGGACGAACCCGGCGGGCGCAACGTCTACTACGGCGTGCGCGAGCACGCGATGGGCGGCGCGCTCAACGGCATGGCGGCGCACGGCGGCGTCATCCCGTATGGCGGCACGTTCCTGGTGTTTTCCGACTACAATCGCCCGGCGATACGCATCGCGGCGCTCAGCGAATTTCGGTCCATCTTCGTCTTCACGCACGATAGCGTCGGCCTCGGCGAAGACGGGCCGACGCATCAGCCGATCGAACACCTGATGGCGCTGCGGGCGATGCCGCACCTGCAGGTCCTGCGGCCCGGCGATGCGAACGAGACGGCGTACGCGTGGAAGGCGGCGATCGAGCATCGCGGCCCGAGCGCCCTCGCGCTCTCGCGGCAGGCACTTCCCGTACTCCAAGCGACCACAAACGGGCGGGCGCAGGGCGTGCTGCGGGGTGCATACGTACTCAGCGATGCGCCTGAAGGCCGCATCGACGCGATCATCATCGCAACCGGCAGCGAGTTGTCGGTCGCGGTCGAGGCGCAGGCGCTGCTCGGGGAGCAGGGCGTACACGCGCGCGTCGTGAGCATGCCGTGCTGGGAACTCTTCGAGAAGCAGGACGAAGCGTATCGTAACGACGTGCTGCCTGCGGGTGTCCGTGCGCGCGTGTCCGTCGAGGCGGGCGAGACGCTTGGATGGCAGCGCTGGGTTGGTGACGACGGCGACATTATCGGCATCCACAACCGGTTCGGGGCGTCGGCGCCGGGCGCGACGGTGCTCAAGAACTTCGGGTTCACGGCGGAGAACGTGGCGAAGCGCGTCGGCGCGCTCGTCGAGCGGCTGAGCGGGGTGCGAGCATGACGCTGCGGATCGCCGTGGCCGCGGATCACGCGGGATTTCCGCTCAAGCAGCGCGTGATCGACGAGGTCAAGCGCTGCGGCGCGACGCCGCTCGACCTGGGCACGAACAGCGCCGAGCCTGTGGATTATCCGGACTTCGCGGAAGCGGTGGGGCGGGCGATCCAGCAGGGGAATGCTGACCGCGGTATCGTGATCTGCGGCAGTGGCGTCGGCGCGGCGATCGCGGCGAGTAAGATGATCGGCATCCGCTCCAGCGTCTGCCACGATACGTACTCGGCGCACCAGGGCGTCGAGCACGACAATATGAACGTGTTGTCGATCGGAGCGCGCATCATCGGTCCCGAACTGGTCGCCGAAGTCGTGCGGGCGTTCGTCGCAGCGGAGTTCTCCGGCGATGAGCGGCATGTGCGGCGGCTGGAGAAGGTGATGGCGATGGAGGCGGGCGGCATCGGAGCGAAGGAGAAGGTGTAATGGCGAATGCGGTACGCGAACTCTACGACAAGCAACGGCAGGCGCCGTGGCTCGACTTTATTCGGCGGAACATGCTCAATGACGGCGGTCTGCGGAGATACGTCGAAGAGGACGGGATCCGCGGCGTTACCGCCAACCCGACGATCTTCGAGAAGGCGATCGGCGCTGCCGACGACTACGACGAGCAGATCGCGCAGTTGGTGCGCGAGGGCGTCAAGCCCGAGGAGATGTTCGAGCACGTCGCGGTGACGGACATCTCGCACGCGGCGGACATCCTGCGGCCGGTATACGACTCTTCGGGCGGCTCCGATGGCTTCGTGAGCATCGAGGTGTCGCCGGACAAGGCGTTCCAGACGCAGGCCACGATCGAGGAAGTCGAACGCTGGTGGCGGCTCATCGACCGGCCGAACCTGATGGTGAAGATCCCGGCCACCGACGAAGGGCTGCCGGCGATCGAGCAGTGCATCGCGGACGGCGTGAACATCAATATCACGCTGATCTTCGCGATCGAGTTTCATGAGCGGGTGATGGAAGCGTACGTGCGCGGGCTCGAGCGGCGCATCGAAGAGGGCCAGGACGTGCGCGACTCGAACTCCGTCGCAAGCTTCTTCGTCAGCCGCGTCGACACCGCCGTCGACAAGCTGCTCGATGCGAAGATTGAAGCTGCGACGAGCGAGGCGGAGCGCGAGAAGCTGCGCTCGCTGCTGGGCAAAGGGGCGGTGGCGAACGCGAAGGTAGCCTATCGCAAGTTCCAGGGCGTCTTCGGCTCCGAGCGCTTCAAGAAGCTCCAGGCGAAGGGCGCGAAGGTGCAGCGGCCGCTGTGGGCGAGCACCGGCACAAAGAACGCCGCGTACAGCGACATCCTGTACGTGCAAGAGCTGATCGGGCCCGACACGGTGAACACGATGCCGCCGCAAACGATCGATGCGTTCCGCGACCACGGGGTCGTCCGGCGCACTGTCGACGAGCGCTACGAGGACGCCGAGCGCGTGCTTGCGGACCTGGCGGAGGTTAACATTTCCATAAAGGACGTGACCGATCAACTCCAGCAGGAAGGCGTGGAATCGTTCTCGACGTCGTTCCGCGGGATCAGTGAGACCACGGCGCGGAAGGCCGCAGAGATTGCCCGGAAGGTGAGCGCGGCGTGAAGTTCGAGCTCGGCCGCCATGGAGAAGCGGTCGAGCGGCGCATCCAACAACTGGTCAGCGAAGGCGCCGCCGCCCGAATCTGGCGCCGCGATGCGGCGTTCTGGGGCGGCGATCCCGCACGCGCCGCGTCGGTCGCGAACCGGCTCGGTTGGCTCGATGTGGCGCGAGACATGCACGAGCGCGTCGAGACGATCGAGCGGTTTGCCGCGGAAGTCCGTGACGCTGGCTTCACATCGGCGGTACTGCTCGGGATGGGCGGCAGTTCGTTGGCGCCCGAGGTGCTGCGTCAGAGCGTCGAGCGCGACGAGACGTATCCGACGCTGCACGTGCTCGACACGACGGACCCGGCGTCGATCCTTGCCGTCCACTCGCAGGTCGATCTGGCGGGGACGCTGTTCTTCGTCTCGTCGAAGTCGGGCGGGACGATCGAACCGAACGTGCTCTTCGCGTATTTCTACGAGCAGGTCCGCGCTGCGCTGACTGATGGAACGCCGGGCGCCAACTTCGTCGCGATCACCGACGAAGGCTCGCCGCTCGCCGAGGTGGCGCGCACGAATGAGTTTCGCCGAATCTTCGCGAACCCTTCGGACATTGGCGGCCGCTACTCGGCGCTGTCGTACTTCGGCCTGGTGCCCGCTGCCGCGTCGGGCATCGACGTCCGGCGCTTGCTCGAGCGCGCACTGGCCGCCATGGACGAAGCGCGCGTGGATGACAGTGCCGCGCTTCGTCTCGGCGCCATGCTCGGCGAATTCGCCCGTGAGGGGCGGGACAAGGCGACGTTCCTTGTGTCGCCGGAGATCGCCTCGTTCGGGCTGTGGCTCGAGCAGTTGATCGCCGAGAGCACGGGCAAAGAGGGTGCGGGCATCCTGCCCGTTGCCGGCGAGCCTGGGGGGTCGCCGCTGAAGTACGGCGACGACCGCGTGTTCATCGAATTGCGGTTCGAGGGCGGCTACGACGCCGAGGTCGATGCGCTCACGGGCGCGTTGATCGCCGAAGGCTTTCCGGTCGCCGTCATCGAGTTGGAGGACGGCTACGACCTTGCATCGGAGATGTTTCGGTGGGAGTTCGCCGTCGCGGTCGCCGGACAGGTGCTGGGCATCAACCCGTTCGATGAGCCAAACGTGCAGGAATCGAAGGACAACACGACGCGCGGGCTGGCGGAGTTCGCATCACGCGGGACGCTCGACGTCGCAGGCATCGACGGCGGATCGCCGATGGCGCTGACGCCCGGCCGCGAACCCGACCGCGATGTGCTGCACGCCTTGCAATCGCTCCTCGCGCGCATCGGCGAGCGGGATTACTTCGCCATCACGGCGTATCTGCAACAGACGCCGGGATCCGACGAGGTCTTCGCAGACATGCGGACGGTGGTGCGCGATGCGCTCGGCTGCGCGACGACGCTCGGCTACGGGCCGCGCTTCCTGCATTCCACCGGTCAGCTTCACAAGGGCGGGCCGCCGGCCGGCGTCTTCCTGGAGGTGACGGCCACCGACGTTCGAGACATCGAGGTGCCGGGGAAGGAGTACACGTTCGGACAGCTCAAACGAGCACAGGCGATCGGCGATTTCGAATCGCTGGTGGCGCACGGGCGGCCGGTGCTTCGAGTACATCTGGGGACTGACATCGATGCGGGGCTCGCGACGCTACGGACGGCCGTCCGAACCGCGCTGCGGCAGCCGGCAGCAGGCGGACGGAGGTAGCGCATGGACATCGGCATGATCGGCCTGGGGCGGATGGGCGCGAACATGACGCAGCGGCTGCTGGCGGGCGGTCACCGCGTGGTGGTTACGGACCTGAACCCGGATGCCATCGCGCAAGCGGTGACGGAGGGCGCTGTGGCCGCTCCTACGCTCGATGACATGGTGGCGGCGCTTTCGCCCCGGCGCGCGATCTGGATGATGGTGCCGGCCGGTCAGCCTGTCCAGGACACCGTCGACACGCTGGCGTCGAAGCTTTCGCCGGGAGACGTTCTTATCGATGGCGGCAATTCTAACTACCACGACTCGATGCAACGGGCGGAGCAACTTGCTGCGCAGGGGATCGAGTACGTCGACGCGGGGACGAGCGGCGGTATCTGGGGGCTGACGGAAGGGTTCTGTCTCATGGTTGGCGCATCGCCCGAGGCATTCGCGCAGATCGAGCCGGTGCTACGGACGCTGGCGCCAGCCGACGGTTACGCGCACGTTGGGCCGAGCGGCGCCGGGCACTTCACGAAGATGGTCCACAACGGCATCGAGTACGGGATGATGGCGGCGTACGGCGAAGGCTTCGAGTTGCTCGCGGGCTCGCCGTTCGAACTCGACCTGCACCAGATCTCGGCGCTCTGGAACCATGGTTCCGTTGTGCGGTCCTGGCTGCTCGAGTTGACGGAGCGCGCCTTCGACGGCGATCCGCGTCTCGAACGCGTCCGCGGCTTCGTCGACGACTCCGGGGAGGGGCGCTGGACCGTCGAGGAGGCGATCGATCAGCGAGTGCCGCTGCCGATCATCACGCTTTCCTTGATGCGGCGATTCTCTTCGCGCCAGGAGATGTCGTTTTCGGCGAAGGTGCAGGCGGCGTTGCGCAACGAGTTCGGCGGCCACGCCGTGCGCTCGCAGGGCGATGGATCGGCGGCGCCGTGACGGCAGCGACAGACCTTCGCGAGAACCCGCTGCGACAGGGACTGCGCCTGCCGCGCACGCCGCAGCCATGCGCGGTCGTCGTCTTCGGCGCCACGGGCGACCTGACATCACGAAAGCTGATGCCGGCGCTTTACAACCTCGTGCGCGAAGGCATGGTGCGGGGTGGACTCTCCGTCGTCGGATTCGCGCGGCGTGACTGGTCGGACGAGCAGTTCCGCGCGGTGATGAAAGAAGCCATCACGACGTACTCCCGCGAGCCGCTGCAGGAGGACATCTGGGATAGCTTCGCGCGGTCCCTGCACTACGTCCCGGGCACGTTCGACGACCTCACCGCCTACCTGCGTCTCGGCGATCGGCTCAAAAAGCAGGATGAAGCGCACGGGACGGGCGGCAACCGGCTGTTCTACCTGGCGACGCCGCCCACGGCCTATGCGTCGATCGCGCAGCGCCTGGGGGAGGCGGGGCTGGTGCGGGGCAGCAGGACGGGCGGCTGGTCGCGGCTGGTCGTGGAGAAGCCGTTCGGACGCGACCTGGCCTCGGCGCGCGAGCTGGACCAGGCGCTCGGCATGGTGTTTCGCGAGCGGCAGATCTTCCGCATCGACCACTATCTCGGCAAGGAGACGGTGCAGAACATCCTCGTCTTTCGCTTCGGCAACGGGATCTTCGAGCCGATCTGGAACCGCCGGTACGTCGACCACGTGCAGGTGTCGGTCGCGGAGACGGTCGGCGTGGAAGGGCGCGGCGGATACTACGAAGAGGCGGGCGCACTTCGGGACATGGTGCAGAACCACCTGCTGCAGGTGCTGTCGTACGTGACGATGGAGCCGATCGCGTCGTTCCGTGGCGACTCCGTCCGCGACGAGAAGGCGAAGGTCTTCGAAGCGATCCGCGCGATTGACGACGTCTCGCGCGACACCGTACGCGGGCAATATTCGGCCGGCGCAATCCTCGGCAAGCAGGCGCCGGGATATCGCGAGGAGGACGGCGTGTCGCCGGCATCGAACGTCGAGACGTACGTGGCGATGAAGCTTCAGATTGATAACTGGCGCTGGGCCGACGTGCCGTTCTACCTGCGCACGGGCAAGCGCCTCCCCAAGCGCGCCACCGAAGTCGCGATCACGTTCAAGTCGGCGCCGCTCGAACTGTTCCGGCAGATCGCCGGCGAGGCTCCCGCGCCCAACTTGCTCGTGCTGCGCATCCAGCCGGATGAAGGGATCTCGCTGCGGTTCGGCGCGAAAGTGCCCGGCACACGCATGGACGTCCGCCCCGTGAACATGGACTTTCGCTATGGCTCGACGTTCAGCCAGGGGGCGCCTGAGGCGTACGAGCGGCTGCTCCTCGACGCGATGCTCGGCGACGCGACGTTGTTCACGCGTTGGGATGGCGTCGAGCTGGCGTGGGAGTTGCTGACGCCGGTGCTCGAGTCATGGTCGGCGGGCGCCCGTCAACTGGAACCGTACGAGGCCGGTAGCTGGGGGCCGGATGGCGCGCGTGAGCTGATTGAACGGGATGGACGCGAGTGGCACCGGATGTGAAACCGATCGAGCGGCTCGAGGTGCGGCCGATCGACGTCGATCCGGCGGCGATCGAGGACGAGTTTTCGCGCGTCTGGCGTGACGCGTCCGGTTCGGGCTACGACGAATCGAGCGTGCGGCTGCGCGTGCTCAACCTTGTCGCGATCGGCGGCGCGGATAAGGACGCCGAGCGCTTCGAGAGTGTCATGCAGGTCGTCCCGCGCAAGCACCCCTGTCGCGGCATCCTGGCGCTGACATCGGACGCGCGGCGTTCGGTGGACGCCACGATCTCAGCGCACTGCTTCCGCGAAGGCGGTTCCGTCGAGATCTGCTCGGAGGAGGTCGTGCTCACCGCGGGAAGCGCGCAACAGCGCGAACTGGCGTCGGCGGTGCTGGCGCTGCTCGTACCGGAGATCCCCGTCGCCGCGTGGCTCCTCGGGCGCGCCGAGATGACGTCGTATCTCACGTCGGAAGTGATCGAGGCCGCGGACGTGCTCCTGGCAGACTCCGGTGAAGGAGATCCGGGTGCAAACATACGCGCGCAGTTTGATCTGCGTGAGAAGCACGATGCCCGCATGTTTGACCTGGCATGGGGCCGCTCAGAGACCTGGCGCGAACTGACCGCGCAGTTCTTCGATGGCGATGACCGGCTGCAACAGCTCGAGCGCATCAAGGCGATCGAGATCCGCGGCTATCGCGGGCGCGCCTCCGCCGCGCCGATGCTGCTGGCGGGGTGGCTGGTCTCGCGCCTCGGATATTCACTCGCCGATCTGGACGGCGACGAAGAGGCACTCCGTGCGACGCTGTACGACGGCTCGCGCGGCGTCACGCTCAGCGTCGCTCCGGGCTGGGCGCCCGACGTGATGAGCGGGCTGCGCATCATCACCGACTCTGCGCGGTTCGAGCTGCAAGGCCACGAGCTGAGCCGCCATCTGCATGTCATCGAGCAATGGGGCGCGCACGAGGAGATGCGGCGCGCCGTCGATCATCCTGCGCTCGACGACGCGGCGCTGGTGATGCTCGGCCTGGACGGCAGCCCTGATCCGGAGATAAGCGTCGAAGCGGCGGCGGCCGCGCTGGCGCTCCTCGGCGGATAGCTACTCGTCGCGCAAGAAACCCCAGATGATGGTCATGAACTTGTCGAGCTGGTCGTGGTGTACCCAGTGGCCGGCGTCCATCACCAACTCCGTCTGGTAGTCGTGGAACGCGGACGCTTTGCCGTCGGCCTCGGGGTCGGACGCCCAGCTTTCCGAGCCGCGGATCAGGAGCACGGGGCACGTGATCTGGTTCCAGATCTCGCGCGCTTCGGCGATGTTGAACTCGTAGGGAGAGTGCAGCCGGACGTAGTTATCGAACTTCCAGCTCAATGTGCCGTCATCGTTCTGGCGTGCGCCGTGGATCGTGAGGTGCCGTGCCATGTCTTCGGTGAGGTGCGGATTTTCTTCGAGCATGCGTTTGACGGCGTCATCGGTGGACGCGTAGCGGCGAGGCTTGCGCAGATCGAACTCCTTCATGTGGCCGATCCAGTGGCGCATGCGCTGGGAAGCGGGCGTCGGCTCGCGCACGGGCGGCCCCAGGCCCTCGATCGCAACGACGCGCTTTACGGAGTCCGGGAAGACGCCGGCGTACTCGAGCGCGACGGCGCCGCCGAGCGAGTGGCCGATCACGGTGAGCGGGTCGCGGTCGATCTCCCGCGCGAGCATGGCGATGTCCAGGACGAACTCCGGCAGGCTGTACTGTCCGCCGACGGCCCAGGCGCTGTCCCCGTGACCGCGCAGGTCGGCGGCGTACACGCAGTAGCGGTCCTTGAGCTGGACGGCGACCTGGTCCCAGGTGCGGGCGTGGTCGCGGTTGCCATGAATGAGCAACAGCGGCGGATTCGCCTCGTCGCCCCAGACGGCGTAGTGCAGCTTGAGGCGCTGAGACCAGTAATATCGCGACTGCGGTCCGGACAAGGCACTTCCCCTTCGATACGCGGCAACGCTACGTGAGCGCCGGTATCACGGTCAATGCTGACCGCGAGTTCTCGAATGGCGATTCATGTGAGCGATGCCAAGAAGAAGGCCCGCGCATCGCGGGCCTTCGTGATCGTGTGCGGTGTGTGGCTAGCGGCTGCCACGCAGGCGCGGGTCGGCGATATCGCGGATGGCATCGCCCAGGAGGTTGAAGCCGAGCACGGTGAGCGTGATCGCCGCGCCGGGGAAGATCGCCGCCGGCAGGTGGTACGGCACGGTCTGCCGCGCGCGGTTGACGTCCTGTCCCCACGAAGCAGAGCTTGGAATGCCGAGCCCGAGGAACGACAGCGCGGCCTCCGCGAGGATGATCGCGCCCAACAGCGTCGTCATCACGATGATGCCGAGCGCGACGACGTTCGGCAGGATGTGCCGCAGCAACACGCGAGGCGCCGATGCGCCGCAGGCGCGAGCCGCCTCGACATACTGGTTGTTTTTCTCCGATAAGACGGTGCCGCGTACGACGCGCGTGACGCCCGGTATGACGGCCAGCATCAGCGCGAAGACGATCGTCGTGAACGACGGGCCGAGCGCCTGCGTGATGATCAACAGGAGCAGGAGCGCCGGGAACGCGATCGCCGCGTCGACCGTGCGCTGGATGAATGAGTCCGTGAAGCCGCCGAGATAGCCGGAAACGATGCCAAGAAGGATGCCGATCGAGCCGCCACCGAGCACCGAGATGAATGCCACGGACAGCGAGATGCGACTTCCCCAGACAATGCGGCTGAAGATGTCGCGCCCGGAGCGGTCCGTCCCGAACCAGTTGCTCGATGAAATAGGGTCGTTGACGCCGCCGGCGTTGATATCAGTAGCGGAGTACGGCGCGATGAACGGCGCGAACAGGGCCGCGACGGCGAACGCCAGGATGATAATCAGGCCCGCCGTGCCGAGCGGGTTCTGGCGGGCGAGGGTAGCCAGCTTGCGGAGGCGCTTGCCGATCGTCGGGCCGGCCAATCCGCGGTCGGTAAAGACGGCGGGAGAAGGGATCGCGGTCTCTTGGGACACGGCCTCTGCTCCTTACGAATACCGGATGCGGGGATCAAGCCAGGCGTAGCTGATGTCGACGACCAAGTTCAGCACGACGACGGTGACGCCGGCATAGAGCGTCATGGTCTGGACGACGGGAAAGTCCTTGCGGAAGAGCGACTCAAACGTGAACAGCCCCAACCCCGGCAGGGCGAAGATCTGCTCGACGATGATCGCGCCGCCGAGCAACCCCGAGACTTGCAGGCCAAGCACCGTCACCACCGGGATCAGCGAGTTCTTGAGTCCGTGGCGGACGATCGTCGTGCGTTCGCGGAGGCCCTTGGCGCGGGCGGTACGCATGTAATCCTGGCGCAGCACTTCGAGCAGGGATGAGCGGGTGAGGCGCATGACGCCTGCGGCGGAGCCGATCGCCAGCACCGCCGCAGGCGGAAGGAACTGCTTGAGGTTGCCGATTGGGTCTTCAGTGAGCGGAACGTGCTTCCCGAGTGGCGGCGCGTACCCCCACCACTCGAGCGGCAAGATCAGGACAAGCGTCGCGACCCAGAACGCGGGTACCGCCAGGCCGAAGATCGCCGTCACGCGTACGACGTAGTCCATCGCGGAGTTCTTCCAGATCGCCGATATCACTCCGGCGGGTATTCCTACGACCACGGTGATGATCAGCGTGAGGACCACCAGTTCGAGCGTGATCGGGAACCGGTTGACGATCGACTCGGAGACCGGCCGGAAGTTGACGATCGATGTCCCGAGGTCGCCCGTCAACACGCCGCCGAGCCAATCCCAGTACTGCTGGTAGTAGGGATCGTTCAGGCCCAGGCGCTCACGCTCCGCAGCGATACCCGCCGCGGTGCAGTTCAATCCGCACCTGAGTTCCGCCGCGTCGCTGCCCGGCACGATGCGCAACAGGAAGAACACCGTGACGGAGAGCACGAAGAGGATCAGGACGCCGATCAATAACCGCCGCAGAATGTACGTTTGCATAGGCTACAGGTCTAGCCACCAGTCGTTGAGGTACAGCGCGCTCGCGCCGATGCCCTCGGTGATGCCCTTGACGTAGGTCTGGTACAGCGTGAACGAGTAGGGGCTGACCAGCGGCAGGAACGTCGGACCCTTTTCGTAGATCATCTTCTGCAGGTCGTGCGAAGCGGAGATGAACTCCTCCGGGTCGACGATGCCCTTGACGCGGTCGATCTCGGCGTCGATTTCCGGGTACAGCGCGCCGACGCCCGCCGCATAGATCTTATTGCGCGCGGGCCCCTCGGAGTGCTGCCAGTCCATGTTGAACTCGGCGTACTCGTAGACCTGGTTGAGCGCCAGGTTGGAGTCGTAATCCAGGTTCGTGTAGCGGTCGAGCCACGTCGCGAACGCCAGCGGCTCCTCTTCGACGTCGAACCCGGCGTCCTTCATCTGCTGCAGCCAGATCGGCAGGTGGAGGTTGTGCTGCTCGATGGTCGACTCCGCCGGGTAACTGACCTTGATCTTGACCGTGTCGCTGCCGGTCGCCGCGTTGATCAGGCTCCTCGCCTCCGCGGGGTCGTAGCGCTGGTACTCCTCGAGATCGTCGCCGGAGAGCGCCAGGTCGCCGAGCGG harbors:
- the proC gene encoding pyrroline-5-carboxylate reductase → MKLGLIGCGFMGEAMLSATISRGVVQPDDVCVAEINEDRCAIVQGAHKVRTTSDAKVAVDGADIVILAIKPQEFEAAAHRLEGAFHREQTIVSIMAGVPVDKIARALRHASIVRVMPNTPAAVGEGISVWIATPEVEAATREQVASILSAMGREIYVDDEKYLDMATALSASGPGFIFLLLEAFIDAGVHVGFKRNVAEMLALQTFIGSVKYAEATGKHPAALRNEVTSPAGTTAAGLIALESAGIRGAIIDAVEAAYERSKELGA
- a CDS encoding YggT family protein, whose product is MFFGGGCVDDATSTAQVICLFFNLLVVAVFIRVLLSWFNLDPSNPMVQALHAITEPILDPIRRILPRIGMFDISPIVTLILLRVVSIALQQMVIDGGF
- the tkt gene encoding transketolase; the protein is MADRRLDELAVNTIRTLAIDAVQKANSGHPGAPMGAGLMAYVLWDRFLKHNPADPRWFDRDRFVLSAGHASMLLYSLLHLTGYGVSLDDIKNFRQWLSPTAGHPEKGLAPGIETTTGPLGQGFGASVGMAMAERFLAATFNRPGHEIVDHYTYVLVSDGDMMEGISHESASLSGHQRLGKLILLYDANEVSLDGPTSLSFSEDVGKRFEAYGWHVQQIDGMDYDAVDGAICAAQGDDRPSIIVAQTHIGYGSPNKQDSSAAHGNPLGADEVKLTKRNYGWPEDREFYIPDEALAHFRKALERGAQWQRDWDRRFEAYSRAFPDESATLRRAITGELPSGWDQALPSFSAADKPMATRAASGNVLNAIADALPLLVGGSADLAESNGTLLKDKPNMTVDEPGGRNVYYGVREHAMGGALNGMAAHGGVIPYGGTFLVFSDYNRPAIRIAALSEFRSIFVFTHDSVGLGEDGPTHQPIEHLMALRAMPHLQVLRPGDANETAYAWKAAIEHRGPSALALSRQALPVLQATTNGRAQGVLRGAYVLSDAPEGRIDAIIIATGSELSVAVEAQALLGEQGVHARVVSMPCWELFEKQDEAYRNDVLPAGVRARVSVEAGETLGWQRWVGDDGDIIGIHNRFGASAPGATVLKNFGFTAENVAKRVGALVERLSGVRA
- a CDS encoding RpiB/LacA/LacB family sugar-phosphate isomerase, which codes for MTLRIAVAADHAGFPLKQRVIDEVKRCGATPLDLGTNSAEPVDYPDFAEAVGRAIQQGNADRGIVICGSGVGAAIAASKMIGIRSSVCHDTYSAHQGVEHDNMNVLSIGARIIGPELVAEVVRAFVAAEFSGDERHVRRLEKVMAMEAGGIGAKEKV
- the tal gene encoding transaldolase, with product MANAVRELYDKQRQAPWLDFIRRNMLNDGGLRRYVEEDGIRGVTANPTIFEKAIGAADDYDEQIAQLVREGVKPEEMFEHVAVTDISHAADILRPVYDSSGGSDGFVSIEVSPDKAFQTQATIEEVERWWRLIDRPNLMVKIPATDEGLPAIEQCIADGVNINITLIFAIEFHERVMEAYVRGLERRIEEGQDVRDSNSVASFFVSRVDTAVDKLLDAKIEAATSEAEREKLRSLLGKGAVANAKVAYRKFQGVFGSERFKKLQAKGAKVQRPLWASTGTKNAAYSDILYVQELIGPDTVNTMPPQTIDAFRDHGVVRRTVDERYEDAERVLADLAEVNISIKDVTDQLQQEGVESFSTSFRGISETTARKAAEIARKVSAA
- a CDS encoding glucose-6-phosphate isomerase, with the translated sequence MKFELGRHGEAVERRIQQLVSEGAAARIWRRDAAFWGGDPARAASVANRLGWLDVARDMHERVETIERFAAEVRDAGFTSAVLLGMGGSSLAPEVLRQSVERDETYPTLHVLDTTDPASILAVHSQVDLAGTLFFVSSKSGGTIEPNVLFAYFYEQVRAALTDGTPGANFVAITDEGSPLAEVARTNEFRRIFANPSDIGGRYSALSYFGLVPAAASGIDVRRLLERALAAMDEARVDDSAALRLGAMLGEFAREGRDKATFLVSPEIASFGLWLEQLIAESTGKEGAGILPVAGEPGGSPLKYGDDRVFIELRFEGGYDAEVDALTGALIAEGFPVAVIELEDGYDLASEMFRWEFAVAVAGQVLGINPFDEPNVQESKDNTTRGLAEFASRGTLDVAGIDGGSPMALTPGREPDRDVLHALQSLLARIGERDYFAITAYLQQTPGSDEVFADMRTVVRDALGCATTLGYGPRFLHSTGQLHKGGPPAGVFLEVTATDVRDIEVPGKEYTFGQLKRAQAIGDFESLVAHGRPVLRVHLGTDIDAGLATLRTAVRTALRQPAAGGRR